From Candidatus Bathyarchaeota archaeon:
CCCGGGTATAAAGTATGGTGGTGTAGCCTCCACTCCCTCTTTGGTAGCTGTCAATTTGTGTCCAATTTCATGCAGTCCAAGAACCGCCATTATGGCTATGGTGAAGGTTAATCCGCCGACCAGCGGGTCAATAAGTCCTTCGGATAAAATGTATCCAGTTACAAATGTTGTTCCTATGGTTGCGAACAGAAGCAACCAATTAACGAGAACATTACTCGGCTTGGATGGCGGTTTCTGCAAAATCTTTAAGATGATTCTTCCGTCGATTTTTCGCAGAACTGCCATTAAACCCATTGGTTCCAAAGTTTTGAGCAAGCGCAGAAAGGACTGTTTTGTTTCCTGGGGCTGTTTTAAATAGAAGGTTGGAACACTGTGTTCTAATAGGGCATCCTCTATCTGGAAGTGCATGGAAACCGTTTCCTTTAGTTTTTCAAACTCTGCTTGAGTTGTTATGTTTGTTTCTTCGGTCATGGCTTTATTTTCCTTTGAGGTTGTGACTGTTTTAGTAAATGTTTCGTGATAGAAAAGTTTATTGGATGGTGATCGTCGTTTTCAGGTTCGGATTCTGAACCCCTAAAAACTTTTTAATAACAAAACATCGCACAAACCATCTGAGCGTGAAACAAAATGAATAAGAAAAAATTAGCACCATTAGTCATGACCAGCCTATTAATAATATCAACACTGCTAGTAGTTGCATATCAAGGCATCGTGAGCGGTAGCCCCGATCCACAACACACAGCAACAGTCACACCCACAACAACCACTGTTCCAACAGTCAAACTTACATTTAACGTAACATGTAAGGCTGAATCTATAAATAAAACAAGCATAATTCTACCGACAGGCTTTACTCGGATAAGCGCACGTGCCTTAAATGACACAGGTAACTGGACCTGCTCGTGGGTAAGTGGGACAAATTCTTACAACTTCTCCATAGGGGCGGGTAGCAATGTCCCAGATTTGGTAGCAAATCAATGGACTAGATTTGAGGTCACTGTGCAGTGGTCGGCTACTCCACCGATAACCGTCAAGTTTGGTGTAGACACATTTAGTGAGACTACTGCAAGTGCTAACAACACAATTTGGCTTACCGTAACCTTTAACCCTCAATTCGCCGCCACAATAACACCATCCCTTGTTCAGGGCGGCAAAAGCTACAATTTCAATGTAACAGTTAAGAACCTAGCCTCGAGTACCGGTCTCGGAGTGGTTAACATAACTTATCCAGACGGGTGGACTTTTAACGCTATAGTGAATTATGGCGGCAGCAGACCGTGGTCAGCAATCCACGACGCATCTGCTAAAACCTTTAAGCTTTCAGGTCCAAACCTACTGATAGGCGAATACGTCTGGATATTAGTCAACATGACCACACAATCGTCAACTGCGGATCCCGTTAATTGGACTGTCGCAGCTTGGGATATAAGTGGAACTCCTCTCGGAACCCGCAACCTCCCCGTAACCGTTGACGGAGACCCTCCAACTATCGCAATAAGCCAGCCTCCATCTGGTGGTTATTATAGTGTCGGCGCTGGGAAGAGAATATGGATAAATGGGACGGTGAAAGACGACCTAAACATAACAAAGTATGGAATAACTTTGACCATTAATGATACAAGATTCGAGCGTGTGGTCTACACAATGGGCGCCAACCACTCCATATACCAATTCGCTTTTGCCAACAAAACAGCAATTCCAGACGGCAAACTTGTTGTAAAGATAACTGCTGTGGATGCTTCTGGGCGTACCAAGTCAGAGGAGAGAACAACTACAATCGACAACACTGCACCAAAGCCGGTATACATTAAAGTTCTAGATCAAGGTGATGGCGAACTGCCATACGTTTCCGGCGTATACTGGATGGGAGCAAACACAACACATATACGAGTTAAAGCTGCATTCTATAACCCCGCCATACCCATAACTGGCTATATCTACCTTAACTCGACACGCTATGATTTTAGTAACGAAACTGCCACAAATCCAGCCCTTAATGTGACTGGCTCCAACTATGTGATTCTCAAAATAACCCTAGTTGACAGTGCCACGCCAACCAAAAACAATTTCACGAGAACATGGGAAATCAAAAGAGACCAAGTAAAACCGTCCGCTCCAACGTTTACGGTTCAGCCAATCTGCGGCGGAGCAATAGTAAAGGCTTTGACGGCAACAGATAACGTTGGAGTTTTAGGTTTCAAAGTTTACATTAATGGAACCCCTGTAACAGTAACTCTTATGGAACTTAAGGCATCAACATTAACCAATGTAGGCGATCATCGAACATTTTCCGGCTTCCTAGTCCTCAATTTGGAGAGCTATGCTGGCAAAGCTGCAAACATAACTATCGCGGCTGTGGACTACGGCTCTAACGTGGGTTCAGCAGTCTCCACGGTAATTTCAGTTCCAAAGGGCACATGGCATCCAGTTGAGCTCTACTCAGGATGGAATCTGATTTCACTCCCTCTGATTCCAAACAGCACGGCGGCATCTGACATTTACTCGCTGATACTAAAGCAGGGAGAAGATGGAGTAACAGTCACCTACAACTTTGATAACACGGCTAAATCATGGATCATGAACCCAACCACCATGACCGATGGGAAAGGCTACTGGATCCACATGAAAGCCTACGACGTCCTAATAGTGCAAGGCTTGCCAACACCAGAACCGCCGGCCCTGCCAACCACGTACCATCTGCCAGCAGGATGGTGTCTTGCAGGATTCACCGAAACAACCGACATGGCTGCAGACGAGTATCTGGAAAGCCTTGAACCGGGAAGCTACTTCCGATGGCTTTACGTGTGGAATGCGGCAACGCAAAGCTGGACCATGATTGACACTAAATCAGGGTCTGCTGATACACTGTATCCAGGGCAGGCCTTCTGGATATACCTCTACCAAGACCAAGACTTGATCCCGCCAATCTCACCATAGCCCCACTTTTCTTTACCCTTTCCAAATATGGAGGCAAAGATATGAAGAAACCCCTAAAGTTTATAACGGTTGCCCTAACAGCATTGTTAGCTGTAACTCTTTTTATTTCGTTGGCTAAGTCTCAAGTGCCACCAATCCCCATGACAATAGACGGTTATGTGCTGGTTCGTAGAGTAGATGGTACAAACAAAACAGTTCCAGCGGGATTTGCTGTCTATGCAAAAGAAGGTACAACAGTGATCAATGTAAAAGATCCGCAGAATAGGTCGATAACAGATTCAAACGGCTATTTTGTATTGGGAGCCGCCGCATCTTCCGACGGTGTGAAGATAGACCTTTGGGTTAAAAACGTTAACGTTACAAGAATAACTTTCCACCAAGGAACCTTTCTTACACTAAACTTAACAGTTATTGATACAACCCCGCCGACAATTGAAATAGTGTCGCCGCAGCCGAACGAAAAACTTCCATCAAACCAGCCTGTGTGGATTAATGTCACGTTAATAGAAGACTTTGCGCTAGTTAATGAGACGATAAAACTAACATTAAACGAAACCGAATTAACACCAACCTACGACGCTGAAACTGGAATGCTTTACTGCCAAACAAGCCCATTAAGCATCGGGCTATACAATGTAAGTGTATTTGTTGAAGATTTGGCTGGAAACAACGCATCCAAAACATGGGGCTTCACGGTGGCTGAAATTATTCCGCCAACAGTAACAATCATCAACCCGACATTTGCAAACCCATTATATATTCAATCCGGAAAAACCATCCAAGTAACATACAATTACACCGAAGAAAACCCCAAAAATGTAACATTAGCAGTTTACAATGCAACCCACACCATAGCTTCTAAAACTGTAACTGAGCTATTAGGTGGACAAGATGTCCAAAGAACCGATGAAATAACAATACCCGCTGGAACAGCCGACGGAAACTACAACCTACGCGTGGTGCTTTCAAACATTTACAACTTAAATGCAACAGTCGTCCAAGCAGACGCTGTAATAGTCGACAACGAAGCTCCAACTGTTTCAAACCCGTATCAAAATCCACCAGGTGCAATTGTGCAGCCGAACCAAATAGTTGACATAGAACCCGGCCAAAATATAACGATCCGTGTAAACGTAACAGATGCAAATCCAATAAAAACTGTAAAAATATACTACAACACTACAACACAGCAATGGCAATCAATAGAAATGACAAAAACCACCTCAAACCAATACGAAGCAACCATCCCCTCAAGCCAGCTACCTGTCTGCACAAAACTTTATTACTACATTGAAGCTGTGGACGCTGCGGACAACAAAGTCCAAACTCCAACAGCAGGAGTCTACTTCCAATCTCATATAGTGCCTGAATATCAAAAATCCGTGTTAATAGCCCTGCTGTCAGCAATCACGTTGATAACCGCTCTTGCAAAAAAGAGGAAAAGAAATAGCTCATAACCCTCTTCTTTTTCTCAAGTCTCAATTTGAACAATCCATTTTATTTCCCGAAAAATTTTCTTTTCTTCTTGTTGCCTATCGGGTAGGTTTGGCGGAGTTCAAAGCATGTGCCGCAGCCTTTGCATTGAACATAAACATGTTCACGTTTAAAGCCAAGCCAAAAGCCTTCTCGGGAGCCGCATTTTGGACAGTAAGTTATCTGGGCTGAAGAAGCCAAAACCTCCTCCAACTTCAAGCTCTCCAATCTCCTAAAAGGAGAAAGCCAAACTAACAATTTATAGGTTGCTGCTTAAACCAAAATATTCTTTTATCTCTAGGGTATCAAAGTTAAGCTGCTTGAGAGGGCCACGATGAAAATTAAAACATTCACGGTTGGAAAACTTTACACAAACTGTTACATAGCCGCTTGTCCAGAAACAAGAGAAGCAATAATAATTGATCCAGGCTTCGAGAAAAACTCCGAAGCAGCTGAAATCTTCAGGTTTGTTGAGGAGAACGCATTAAAATTAAAGTTTATTGTGAACACTCATGGTCATCCAGATCATGTTTGCGGGAACGGCATAGTTAAAGAGAAATTTAACATTCCAATTCTTGTTCATGAAAAGGAAAACTTCATGTTTGAAACTGTCGGCAGAGCCATGGCAAGATACTTCGGCTTTAAAGCCTTCTCGCCACCGGCGGACAAACTCCTCAAAGACGGAGATACCGTAAACTTTGGGAAATCATCCTTAAAAGTCCTACACACTCCGGGACACAGCCCGGGAAGCATATCTCTGCTAGGCGAAAAAGAAGTTTTCACAGGAGATACTCTTTTCGCTGGTTCGATAGGAAGAACAGACTTGCCGCAAAGCTCAGACAAAGAAATGAGGCGTTCCCTTGAAAAACTGGTAAGTCTCCCCGACTTTTTAGTTGTGTATCCTGGACACGGGCCGGCGACAACAATTGGCGAAGAAAAATGGAACAACCCATTTCTAAACCTGGACTGGCTGTAACTATAAAGCGTCCCTAAAAAGATCTTCTTCACGTGTAATCTGCAGTCCTCTAATACTTGATTTTTCACAGTATTCCACGAGGTTTTGTAGACCCTTGAAAACCACGACCGGTGTAGCTTCTGTGGCTTGTCCCATGAGAAGTTCAGCTGCAGCTGCAATTTCGTCGACGACGGCTACATTCTTAACTTTCAAAATATAGCCAAAAAGATCTTGTTTTCCTCTATAGTCTTTGAGTGGTTTAACTCCTGAAACACCGATTGCGAAGTTCACTTGTCCACGCCTAAAGGGGCGACTGTAAGTGTCGCATATAACTACCGCCACATCCTTGCCAGTTAAACGCTTTATTTCTTCACGGCATCTTTCAGCTGAAGCGTCAGGATTTTCGGGGAGAAGCGCATAAGCGTCAAAACCTTCAATGTTTGACTTGTCTATCCCCGCGTTTATGCAAACTAGCCCACGCTTGTCTTCTACAAGCAATGTTTCAGCTGAAACCTTCAAGAGTTTCCGCGTCTCCCTTAAAACCAGTTCCACAAACTTTGGGTTTCTGCCAGTTTTTTTCGCTATCTCTTCAGCTTTTTCTGATGGATTGATGTCTTGAAGTCTTACAACGCGCCCCTCCGCCTTCGAGAAAACTTTTTGGGCAACAACTATCACGTCACCGTCTTCTATTTTTACACCATTTTTCCCAGCGGTCTCTACAATTATTTTTGCAAGGTTATCCCCCGGCTTTATTAGGGGAAAATTTTCAAGGGCTATGGCAGTGAAACTCTTCAACGTTTTACACCATTTCTTTCCTAATGGAAGTTTTCAAGCTAAAACAGTTACCTCACATCTCCTTCTTTAAAAAGATTGAGCGTCGATATTTTCAAGTTTAATTCGAAATTCATAACCTTTAAACAAGCTTTAACGGAAGGATAGTTTAGCCAAGTCTGGACGGATGCATCCGCATGACAAAAAGGAAGATAAACGTTTTAATCATTCTACTTACTCTGGCCTTTAGTCTTCTTTGTTGCCCCCTCAGGAACCTGTTTCCAATCGCAAAAGCAACATATGTAGAAGGCGAAATCGGGATAGACACCGTTTGGACCCTTGTAGACAGTCCATTTGTTGTTTCTAAAAATGTCACTGTTCGCGAAGGGGTCACTTTAACTATAGAACCGGGAGTCGAAATAAAGTTTGGCGGACCTTTCTCGCTCATAGTTAATGGAAAGCTGGTTGCAAAGGGAACTGATGATAAATGGGTAAGATTTACGTCCAACAAAGACGATTCCAAAACTGGAGATTGGGGAACACTGCTGTTTAACGGAACATGGCAATCTTCATCACTTTTAGAGTATTGTGTTGTGGAGTATGGAACAAACGGCATAACCGTGAATGGCGGCACGGTAACACTTCGGAAAAGCGTTATCCAACTTAACCTCAAAAATGGAATTGAAGTGTTGAAAGGCTCAATCACCGTAGAACAAAATGTTATACGAAACAACGAAGCAGGTATAACTGTTTCTGGTGGAGATGTAACCATACACGGAAACGATTTGACATTGAATGAGGATGGCATAGTTTTAACCGGTAATCTGTCAACATCCAGTGTAACCGTGTATCAGAACAACATCTTTTCAAACAAAAATGACGGTGTATCCATAACCATGAATTATGGAGGTAGCATTTCAATCATAAACAACAGGATATATTCAAACCTCTACGGTTTTCACGTTTCAACCGATGTTGCCACCTTCATAACGCGCAACTATATTTACAATAATGCCATAGGTGCTTTTTATGAGCAAGGTCAAGACCACGTAATACGATTCAACGACATTTATGACAACAGTTTAGGCATGGATATTTCGTCCAACGCTACTGTAGACGCCTCCAAGAATTATTGGGGCGACAGGAGTGGACCATACCATGCGACGTTAAATCCGCTTGGAAAAGGAAACCCTGTAGGCGGCAACGGAGTTAACCTAGACTTCCTATTCTTCCTAACCGCTCCAATAGATTATACAAACTCTCCACCTAAAGCGGTGTTGTGGACAGATAAAACTGTAGTGGCTTCTGGCCAAGAAGTCACGTTTATCGGCTCCTTTTCTCATGATGATGGGCGAGTTGACCAGTACTTCTACGACTTTGGAGATGGAAGCAATAGCGATTGGACAACTTTGTCGCTTTTCATTCACAAATACAGCAGTACCGGAGAATATCATGCAAGCTTAAGAGTTATGGATGACTTTGGAGACATAAGCCAAACGGCCTCTGCAACAGTTTACGTTGTCAATCTACCATCTCTAAATGTAAAGTTAACTCCGGACAGATCCACTGTTCACAGTAACGAAGAAATTCCGATAACAGTTTACGTATCAAATAATAACGGGCCGGTGGAAGGTGCAAACGTCACATTTTTCTCGGTTAAAGGGGGCAGGGTTTCACCGTCAAGTAATTTAACCGATTCGTCTGGCCGTCTCACGGCGATTTTTCACGCTCCGAACGTTACGGATATAACTGAAATTCGCATTATTGCAAGGGCTTCCATGGAGGGCTACGCGGACGGCTCAAGCTTTGTCTATTTAAAAGTCATTCCGCCATTGACAGTTAACGCCTATGCAGCCCCTCAAACAGTTCAGTCGGAAGAATATTCAACGGTAAATGTCCAAGTAAAATGGAGCGGAATTCCTGTTCCAGAGGCGCTAGTTACCATATCATCAGCTGGTGGAGGAGAATTTGTTGAAACTGAGAAATTGACAGATTCAAAGGGTGAGGCAGTGTTCACCTTCAAAGCTCCACCAGTATCCAATGAAACAAACATAGCAATCACAGCGCACGCATCCAAGACCGGCTACTTGGATGGGGAAGGACAAACCGTTATAACTGTTAGACCAAAGCTTTTCTCACTGCAAGTTATTGCCGAGAAAGAAACGATAATTTCGGAAGAAACTGTAAATGTAACGGTCAACGTTAAACATGAGGGATTTCCAGTTGAAAACGTAAGCGTTACCATCTCAGCGGATCACGGCGAATTCTTCACAGCAACAATGGTGACAGACGCCCGTGGAAACGCAACATTCACTTTTAGGGCACCCCCAGCACTGCAAGAAACAAGCATAACAATAACAGCTATCGCTTCAAAGCTCGGCTACGCCAGCGCTGCAGGCTTTACGCTGTTAACGGTTAAACCTGGAAACCTGTCAATAGCCATTCTTCCAAACACCTATTCTGTAGCTTCTAGAGAACAGGTTAGCATAACAGTTTATGTCAAATGTGACGGCCGGCCGGTGGCGAACGCCACCGTTAGAGTGGAGGCCAGTGGTGGAATGTTCGCTGAGACGTCAGCTTCAACTGATCAAGAGGGCCGCTGTGACTTTACATTTTGGGCTCCAGAAACACATGAATCTATCTCTGTAATTATTAGCGTGAGCGCAGCGAAATCCGGATACATTGAAAAGGTTGAGCAAATAGGCTTGCAAGTAATCCCAGAGGCTGGCGGCATTCCTTGGACGACTCTATTGTTGGTGTTGATTCCAGTGGTGCTTGCAATAATGTTTGTGGTGCTTGTTAAGCTTGGAGTCATCACAATCTCGGTTGGCGAGGAAGTGGAGGAGACGGAATAAAAACTTGGAAGATTTCGTAAGACGTAATATTTAATAACCCACGTGTATAAATATATAACAGAAATACGGGAGAAAGATGCCCAAGCTGCAACTTAAGAGCAAGCTTTCGAAACTTAAGAAAATAAGAATAAAATTCAACATTGGAAAGCCTAAACATTTAGCCATCCCGCCACCTCCGCCGAAACCCTTGCCAAAAGGTTTCAAAGTTGTTGAGCGTTATCCTCTCTACGAACCCTTCGCTCATGTAGCTATAGTTCAAAACCCAAAGACGGGCGAATACAAGTACATATTGGATGAGCTACAACTGGATCCGCTTGAAAGAAGTGTCTACAACCGCATACTAGAAATCCTTTTAGCCGAAATAGAGTCTCCCAAGGAGGAGATAAAAGATCCTAGAAAGTTCTTCGCCGAGGAAGCCAAAAAAATCGTTGATAAATATCGCATAAGCCTAGGTTGGCTTCCAGATGTTTCATGGTACAAAATCCTCTATCACGCTGAAAGAGACCTTGTGGGCTTTGGTAGAATCGACCCGCTGATGAGGGATCCGAACATTGAAGACATTTCATGTGACGGTGTAAACAAACCCGTCTACGTTTGGCACAGAACCTACGAAAGCATCGAAACAAACCTTGAATTCGAAACAGATGAAGAGCTTGACAACATGGTTGTAAAGCTTGTACACATGGCTGGAAAACACGTAAGCTCAGCCTTTCCCATAGTGGACGCTTCACTGCCAGGAAAACATAGGCTGGCCGTTTGCTATAGGCGAGAAGTAACACCCTTCGGAACAGCCTTCACAATACGAAAGTTCAGAGAAGATCCATACTCTATAATAGACCTGATAAACTTGGGAACATTCTCCGAAGAAATGGCCGCGTATTTCTGGATGTGCCTAGAAAACAGGGCCTCAGTAATGGTTTTGGGCGGAACCGCCGCCGGAAAAACAACAGCCCTAAACGCTTTGGCATGCTTAATCAAGCCTGGAAGCAAAATAATAACTATAGAGGAAACGGCGGAGCTTAACCTCCCCCACGAAAACTGGGTTTCATTAATAGCACGGCAAAGCTACGGCCTAGGCGGAAGCAGTGTCGGCGAAGTCACTCTCTTCGATCTCGTAAAAACCTCGATGAGACATCGTCCCGACATACTGATAGTCGGCGAGGTGCGTGGACAAGAAGCCTACGTGCTTTTTCAAGCATTAGCCACAGGCCACGGTGGCATGTGTACAATGCACGCTGAAAACTTGGATTCTGCAGTGAAACGTTTAACGCAAAAACCCATGGACATAGCGCCAGCCTACATTCCTTTAATGAACATTGTTCTATCTGTTCAGCGTGTTCACTTAATGAAAGGCGGTGAGAAAAAAGCCTACCGACGTGTGATGAACGTTAACGAAATAGCTGACTACGAGGATTACCGAACGGTTTTCAAATGGCACCCAGCCAAAGACGAACATATTCCAGCTTTAAACAAGAGCATAATGCTTGCCAACATTTCAGAACGCTTGGGCGTCAGCAAAAAGGACTTGCTTGAAGAAATCGAGAGACGCAAACAAATCCTCCGATGGATGAGAGAGCGCAATATAAGAAGCTACCGCGACGTAGCTGCAATAATTGCAGAATACTATGCAAGGCCAAAGCAGATTTACGAGAAAGTTCTCGCTGGAGGGGAGGTGAAGGCTATTGCCGTTGCTGGAAGCGCTTGAAGCCTGGTCCTTCCGCATTTTCGGACGGGTAGCTCCCTTTTTTCTCAAACATGTAGTTGAGTTTAAGGACTATTTGGAAAGAGCGAAAATCAAAATCTATCCCGAAACCTACGTTTCATTAATGCTTTTCCTAGCAGTTTTAACTGCTCCGGTCTCCATTCTTTCCATAATTCTGCTGTATTTTTACGGCTTTATACCGTTTGTTTTTCTGGTCCCCCTCCCAATCTACGTCATGATAGGCTTCTTCCTAATTCCGTTGTCGAGGGCTGGAGAAAGAGCCGCCAACCTTGAAAGGGAGATGCCATTTGCCGCCGCCTACATCAGCGTTATGGCTTCTGGAGGAATAGCCCCATACACAAGCTTCAAACGGCTGGCGGAAGTAGAGCTTATGCCAGCCATGCGGGCCGAGGCAAGAGAAATAATAAAAGACGTGGAGATTTTCGGCATAGACCCGCTTACAGCCATAGAAAATGCTGCTAAAAGAAATCCCCTAGACATTTTCCGGGATTTCCTTGCCGGCTATGCTTCAACAGTCATAATCGGCGGAGACATAGGCCACTTTTTGGAGAGGAAGGCTGAAGACATTTTTAAAACAAGGGCTTTGCGGGTTAAGGCTGCAGCGGAAAGGCTTGGCATGCTTCTTGAAACTTTCATAATAGTCATGGTTTTGATGTCGCTTTGCTTCTACATTTTGTTCAGTGTTGAATCCATATACAGTGTTGGCATTTCCATGTATTCAGGCATAATCTTATACACATATATTTTTACACCTATGCTTTCGTTAATGTTTGTTTATTTGGCTCACAGCATGCAGCCTAAAACACCCGTTGTAGAAATGCGGCCGTACAAAGCCTTTGGAATTTCAAGCGTTTTCGGCATAATGCTGCTGCTACTGCTGACAAACTTTTTTGGCTATATACCGCTGCCATTTTTCAGCCAACTTCAAAGCATAGTTGATTTGCCCGTAGCAATCGCTTTGGCGCTGTTCGTAGCCACTTTTCCAGCCGCCATTGTACACCAGAAAGTAAGCAGCAAAAAAGCCAGCTTGGAACAAGGCATAACCAGCTTCCTAAGAGACTTAACAGAAGTTAGAAAAACAGGTTTATCTCCGGAAAAATGTATTGAAAGCCTTGCAAACCGCGACTACGGCGAGTTCAGCAAGGAACTTCGCAAAATAAGCTCCGAAATTTCATGGGGCGTCCCGGTTAGAAAAGTGATCATGGACTTTGTTAAGCGGGTTAAAAGCTGGATGACTCAGCTTGTCATGTTCCTCCTTGTAGAAACGATAGACGTGGGCGGCGGCACCATAGCCATGATCGAGTCGCTTGCCAGATTCAACAACCTAACCCAAGAAGTTGAAAAAGAGAAGAAGATGGCTGTCCGCCCCTACATAATGATGCCGTACTTCGCTGCCATTCTTCTTGTGGCAACAACCGTGATGATGATCGGCTTCACCTCCGGCACGTTAGGCGTAGCTGAAACAGGACAAAAGAAGGATTTAGGTCCCATGATAACAACTTTTGTCACATCCGCCATTTTCCACAGCTACTTAATAGGCATAGTGGCTGGAAAAATAAGTGAGGAATCCATTGCAGCAGGCTTCAAACACGCTGCAATCCTCGTTATCATCGCTGTTTTAGCCGCCAAACTAGTGCCCATGTTCGTGAAGTTTGGCGCATAAAGGGGGTAAAATCTTGAAAATTAAAAATCCGGCATGTACAAAGTTGAAGAATAATAGCAAGGGTGTAAGCCCAGCAATATCTACAGTCATACTAACAGGTGCCATAGTAGTGCTTTTGCTTGTCACAATAGTCTTTGCAAATAACTTCCTAAGTGCAAGAATGACTGAAAACGAGTTCAGCGCCATGAAACAATTCATGCAAACAGTAGCCCTCCAAATAGACGACGTGGCATGGATACCTGGACGCACCCAAACAATTCGTTATGCAAGCAAGTATGGACACGTAAAGTTTGAAAATGACACATTAACTTATAGCGTTTACATTCATGATGGAACAAGCTACAGGTTTTTTGAAAACTTCACCACTGGCATCTTGTTGTTTAATGTGCCTATAAGCAGCTACACTATGGGCAATAACTATCACGAGAGGGTGTTTCCATCAAACGGTTGCTTCATGCAAAAAGGTACGTCAGCGCCAACATGCCATGTCTTTATTGTTGAAAAGTTGCCTATGGGTGATGGTAACTACATTAGAATTGTCGTTGCGCCATGTATAAGAGTCTTAAATTCAACTTTGGGCACGACAAAGTACTTCAGATTCTTTTTACCCATTCTTGTTTCAGGAAATCATCCTAGGCTTTCCCAGTCGGTAACTCTCGCTGGCACATCGGTTTCGGTTAAAACTCGAGTATGTAATGCTGTGAAGATAACTGTCAACTTTCCAAGGGAAAGCTTTCAAAAAGGAGGGTTCAGCGAGGATTTCTTTAGGTTTGAAAATATCACCGAAATTTTTGATGTCCCAGACGGCTCAATAATAGAGTTTTACACCGCAAGAGTGGTGGTTTCGCTTGGACTACATGGTTAGGAGGTGGTTGCTTTGGCGCATATAACCATTGAATATGTTATAATGCTTCCCATTCTAATAATGCAGATTATCCTATTCCCATTAACGGCAAGCTGGCTTATGAACGTATGGGTGGACTCGCGAAGAACCCTTACACTTCAGGAGGCCGCAAGCCACCTTGGGAGCGTCATCCAACAAGTCTACTTCACACTAAACCATAAGACTATAACGACTGGCAGCATGATCCAGAAACCTGACG
This genomic window contains:
- a CDS encoding type II secretion system F family protein; this encodes MPLLEALEAWSFRIFGRVAPFFLKHVVEFKDYLERAKIKIYPETYVSLMLFLAVLTAPVSILSIILLYFYGFIPFVFLVPLPIYVMIGFFLIPLSRAGERAANLEREMPFAAAYISVMASGGIAPYTSFKRLAEVELMPAMRAEAREIIKDVEIFGIDPLTAIENAAKRNPLDIFRDFLAGYASTVIIGGDIGHFLERKAEDIFKTRALRVKAAAERLGMLLETFIIVMVLMSLCFYILFSVESIYSVGISMYSGIILYTYIFTPMLSLMFVYLAHSMQPKTPVVEMRPYKAFGISSVFGIMLLLLLTNFFGYIPLPFFSQLQSIVDLPVAIALALFVATFPAAIVHQKVSSKKASLEQGITSFLRDLTEVRKTGLSPEKCIESLANRDYGEFSKELRKISSEISWGVPVRKVIMDFVKRVKSWMTQLVMFLLVETIDVGGGTIAMIESLARFNNLTQEVEKEKKMAVRPYIMMPYFAAILLVATTVMMIGFTSGTLGVAETGQKKDLGPMITTFVTSAIFHSYLIGIVAGKISEESIAAGFKHAAILVIIAVLAAKLVPMFVKFGA